A window from Candidatus Tectomicrobia bacterium encodes these proteins:
- a CDS encoding ABC transporter permease has product MMLAYLLRRMLAAIPTLFWVLVLIFFGLHILPGDPAIALLGDQASEEQLRNFRVLNGLDKPLLVQFWNYMKGAVLLDLGHSYQIEQPVAGLILAFLPYTLDLAFASLTLGILVGIPLGVMMAMRRDSIWDVAGGAAALGGISIPDFCLSVLLLLAFSVGLGWFPTVGQIDMSSPLSRLYNVMLPAFAIGFVQSAPIMRVTRASMLDVMNAPYVQTARSKGLPAWRVTFLHTLRNALIPVATVAATGMTVALGGTIVIEIIFNRPGLGKLLIGGVASRDYNMIQGVILVYSFIVVVINLAVDLLYTVIDPRVSLGKEGR; this is encoded by the coding sequence ATGATGCTGGCCTATCTCCTCCGCCGGATGCTGGCCGCCATCCCCACCCTTTTCTGGGTGCTGGTGCTCATCTTCTTCGGCCTGCACATCCTGCCAGGCGACCCCGCCATCGCCCTCCTGGGCGATCAGGCGAGCGAGGAACAGCTCCGGAACTTCCGTGTGCTGAATGGCCTGGACAAGCCGCTCCTCGTCCAGTTCTGGAACTACATGAAGGGGGCGGTGCTGCTGGACCTGGGGCACTCTTACCAGATCGAGCAGCCGGTGGCGGGGCTCATCCTCGCCTTTCTCCCTTATACGCTGGATCTGGCGTTCGCCTCGCTCACCCTGGGCATCCTCGTCGGAATCCCGCTCGGGGTGATGATGGCGATGCGCCGGGACAGCATCTGGGACGTGGCGGGCGGAGCGGCCGCGCTCGGCGGCATCTCCATCCCCGACTTCTGTCTCTCCGTGCTGCTGCTCCTGGCCTTCTCGGTGGGCCTGGGGTGGTTCCCGACGGTGGGGCAGATCGACATGTCGAGCCCGCTGAGCCGGCTCTACAACGTCATGCTGCCCGCGTTCGCCATCGGCTTCGTCCAGTCCGCCCCCATCATGCGGGTGACGCGCGCCTCGATGCTGGACGTGATGAACGCCCCCTACGTCCAGACCGCCCGCAGCAAGGGTCTCCCCGCCTGGCGGGTGACCTTCCTGCACACCTTGCGGAACGCCCTCATCCCAGTGGCCACCGTGGCCGCGACGGGTATGACCGTGGCGCTGGGCGGGACCATCGTCATCGAGATCATCTTCAACCGCCCGGGACTGGGGAAGCTCCTCATCGGCGGGGTGGCGTCGCGGGACTACAACATGATCCAGGGCGTCATCCTGGTGTACTCGTTCATCGTGGTCGTCATCAACCTCGCGGTGGACCTGCTCTATACGGTCATCGATCCGCGCGTCTCGCTCGGGAAGGAGGGCCGCTGA
- a CDS encoding NAD(P)/FAD-dependent oxidoreductase produces the protein MDRYDGIVIGGGHNGLVCAAYLSRCGLRVAVLEAEREIGGGASTREFLLPGYKSNMHANFFIGLDDFPIVRDLELERHGFRYLTPDVQHAALFRDGTAIVLHRDPKKSTASIARISRHDADAFGYLHQRYAVELAPLLRSFLFHPPLPREEIGVRVGSDAKGRELLAFAPMTISSAIDAHFEHPKVRALFKLFAHAITVEDEPGTGLFLPSLFSTQTTLGLPVGGAMELPRALERIILANRGAVIRGAAVREVTREGGRTAGAALEDGRRLSAGRFVASSLNAPASIRMAGEDAFPAEVNEKMRKWDWGFHSLMTLHLALSDRPRYEAEKYDADVGRCYNIIFGADGDAQVVRNAQERRAGKFPSQPMGNGSCNSQHDPSYAPKGGHVAFWWPGAPYSLEGDAARWDTVKEEAAEKLVGVWREFAPNLTRDTVRAAKLYTPLDVERGNRNMVRGAVRMGAYKTEQLGVNRPHPLLSGMRTPLEGFYLCGSSCQGGGLNGAPGYNAAGVIARDLGLDLWWEPLPAPALAAHA, from the coding sequence CGCGGCCTATCTCTCGCGCTGCGGGCTGAGGGTTGCCGTCCTGGAGGCCGAGCGGGAGATCGGCGGGGGCGCCTCGACGCGGGAGTTCCTGCTGCCCGGCTACAAGTCGAACATGCACGCCAACTTCTTTATCGGGCTGGACGACTTCCCGATCGTCCGCGACCTCGAGCTGGAGCGCCACGGCTTCCGCTACCTGACGCCCGATGTGCAGCATGCGGCACTCTTCCGGGACGGCACGGCCATCGTCCTCCACCGGGATCCCAAGAAATCGACGGCCTCCATCGCCCGAATCTCGAGGCATGACGCGGACGCCTTCGGGTATCTCCACCAGCGCTACGCCGTGGAGCTCGCCCCCCTTCTGCGGAGCTTCCTCTTCCACCCGCCCCTGCCACGCGAGGAGATCGGCGTCCGGGTGGGTTCGGACGCGAAGGGGAGGGAGCTCCTCGCCTTCGCCCCGATGACCATCTCCTCGGCCATCGACGCCCATTTCGAGCACCCCAAGGTGCGCGCCCTCTTCAAGCTCTTCGCCCACGCCATCACGGTGGAGGACGAGCCGGGGACCGGGCTCTTCCTCCCGAGCCTCTTCTCCACCCAGACCACCCTGGGGCTCCCGGTGGGCGGGGCCATGGAGCTCCCGAGGGCCCTGGAGCGCATCATCCTGGCGAACAGGGGGGCGGTCATCCGAGGCGCGGCCGTGCGCGAGGTGACCCGCGAGGGGGGGCGCACGGCGGGCGCCGCCCTGGAGGACGGCCGCAGGCTCTCGGCGGGCCGCTTCGTGGCGAGCAGCCTGAACGCCCCGGCCTCCATCCGCATGGCCGGGGAGGACGCCTTCCCGGCCGAGGTGAACGAGAAGATGCGCAAGTGGGACTGGGGTTTCCACTCACTGATGACCCTCCATCTCGCCCTCTCGGACCGCCCGCGCTACGAGGCCGAGAAGTACGACGCCGACGTGGGCCGCTGCTACAACATCATCTTCGGGGCCGACGGCGACGCCCAGGTGGTCCGGAACGCTCAGGAGCGCCGGGCCGGCAAGTTCCCCTCCCAACCCATGGGGAACGGCTCCTGCAACAGCCAGCACGACCCCTCCTACGCCCCGAAGGGGGGGCACGTGGCCTTCTGGTGGCCGGGCGCCCCCTACTCCCTGGAGGGCGACGCCGCGCGCTGGGACACGGTCAAGGAGGAGGCGGCGGAGAAGCTCGTGGGCGTCTGGCGGGAGTTCGCCCCGAACCTGACGCGGGACACCGTCCGGGCGGCCAAGCTCTACACCCCGCTCGACGTCGAGCGCGGCAACCGCAACATGGTGCGCGGGGCGGTGCGCATGGGGGCCTACAAGACCGAGCAGCTCGGGGTGAACCGGCCCCATCCGCTCCTCTCGGGGATGCGCACCCCCCTCGAGGGCTTCTATCTCTGCGGCTCGAGCTGCCAGGGCGGGGGCCTGAACGGCGCCCCCGGCTACAACGCCGCGGGCGTCATCGCCCGCGACCTGGGGCTCGACCTCTGGTGGGAGCCCCTCCCGGCCCCGGCCCTGGCCGCGCACGCCTAG
- a CDS encoding CocE/NonD family hydrolase, producing the protein MSSSAARRSHPDTVRHIHPAVWPQYPFDEPPKARERSEPRYNIRAETDQRIKMRDGVHLAADVYRPRVTGQKFPALLSISPYTRQLQVTEVPIGQNEAGLTEFWVPRGYAHVIVDVRGSNDSEGSYDDKGEKEQGDYLELIEWAAKQPWCNGKVGMIGCSYFALVQLLSAVHQPDALAAIFPYDGYTDLYRHRTFHGGVPYLGFMKGWFAAVGNLNFQSGRLKDRSGLDQMMRDHLNLEHPFDGEFFQIRSPHKVLRNIKIPTYFGCDWSFWWLHLPGAFQGWEGTGKIPKRMLIGPKPQPWRPFGAYHEEALRWYDHWLKGMDTGVMEGPPIQLWIQGENRWRGEPDWPLPRTQWKKLYLGGPGGTHGTLSDTPGGGGERAYAYSPFTREWRFGNPRLIYRTEPMAGPYELTGPLSLHLAARSSAEDTDWMVHLQDEAPDGSCRTLTKGWLRASHRELDEKLSKPGRPWHPHLRAVPLTPGEEEAYEIELCPTCNVFQPGHRVRLEISSAFPFAENLSFHESLPLPADNTVLEGREGSYLLVPVIPKQA; encoded by the coding sequence ATGTCCTCATCCGCCGCGCGGCGCTCCCACCCCGATACCGTCCGTCACATCCATCCCGCCGTCTGGCCCCAGTACCCCTTCGACGAGCCTCCCAAGGCGCGGGAGCGCTCCGAGCCCCGCTACAACATCCGCGCCGAGACGGACCAGCGCATCAAGATGCGCGACGGCGTGCACCTGGCCGCCGACGTGTACCGCCCCCGGGTGACGGGCCAGAAGTTCCCGGCGCTCCTCTCGATCTCGCCCTACACCCGGCAGCTCCAGGTCACCGAGGTCCCCATCGGCCAGAACGAGGCGGGGCTCACGGAGTTCTGGGTGCCGAGGGGGTACGCCCATGTGATCGTGGACGTGCGGGGGTCGAACGACTCCGAGGGCTCCTACGACGACAAGGGGGAGAAGGAGCAAGGGGACTACCTCGAGCTCATCGAGTGGGCCGCGAAGCAGCCCTGGTGCAACGGCAAGGTGGGGATGATCGGCTGCTCCTACTTCGCCCTGGTGCAGCTTCTCTCCGCCGTCCACCAGCCCGACGCCCTGGCGGCCATCTTCCCCTACGACGGCTACACCGACCTCTACCGGCACCGCACCTTCCACGGAGGCGTCCCCTACCTGGGCTTCATGAAGGGCTGGTTCGCGGCGGTGGGCAACCTGAACTTCCAGAGCGGGCGCCTCAAGGACCGCTCGGGCCTGGACCAGATGATGCGCGACCACCTGAACCTGGAGCACCCCTTCGACGGCGAGTTCTTCCAGATCCGCTCGCCCCACAAAGTGTTGCGCAACATCAAGATCCCCACCTACTTCGGCTGCGACTGGTCCTTCTGGTGGCTCCACCTGCCGGGCGCCTTCCAGGGATGGGAGGGGACGGGGAAGATCCCCAAGCGCATGCTCATCGGCCCCAAGCCCCAGCCCTGGCGGCCCTTCGGGGCCTATCACGAGGAGGCGCTCCGCTGGTACGACCACTGGCTCAAGGGCATGGACACGGGGGTGATGGAGGGCCCGCCCATCCAGCTCTGGATCCAGGGGGAAAACCGCTGGCGCGGCGAGCCGGACTGGCCGCTCCCCCGCACCCAGTGGAAGAAGCTCTACCTGGGCGGTCCGGGGGGCACCCACGGCACTCTCTCGGACACCCCGGGCGGGGGAGGGGAGCGGGCCTACGCCTACAGCCCCTTCACGCGCGAGTGGCGCTTCGGCAACCCCCGCCTCATCTACCGCACCGAGCCCATGGCCGGGCCCTACGAGCTGACGGGGCCGCTCTCGCTCCACCTCGCCGCCCGCTCCTCGGCCGAGGACACGGACTGGATGGTCCACCTCCAGGACGAGGCGCCGGACGGCTCCTGCCGCACGCTCACCAAGGGTTGGCTCCGCGCCTCTCACCGGGAGCTGGACGAGAAGCTCTCCAAGCCGGGCCGGCCCTGGCACCCCCACCTGAGGGCGGTGCCCCTCACGCCGGGCGAGGAGGAAGCCTACGAGATCGAGCTCTGCCCGACGTGCAACGTGTTCCAGCCGGGCCACCGGGTGCGGCTCGAGATCTCGAGCGCGTTCCCCTTCGCGGAGAACCTGAGCTTCCACGAGTCGCTGCCTCTCCCGGCGGACAACACCGTGCTGGAGGGCCGGGAGGGCTCCTACCTCCTGGTGCCGGTCATCCCGAAGCAGGCGTAG